One Microbacterium esteraromaticum genomic window carries:
- a CDS encoding nucleoside hydrolase, giving the protein MTETRTVILDTDIGTDVDDLLALALILGDPGIDLHSVTTVYGDTVLRARLAARILGVAGADVPVHAGRAHPLSGKEVWWAGHEGALHEGLENETIASDDAVAHLVSAVLAAPGRIDLIAIGPLTNVAAAIQHEPRFAGAVRHLWIMGGSFGAHEPEHNFRSDTAAAGIVFASGIPTTVTGLEITRLINIGSDGVAAIAGSGPLGRLIEAEIRQWWAFWGTEWNVPHDPVTVLTMTAPELFRFSAPGTLSVNAIDGASAFHEGGGAVRVAIGADAAAVAGRIISGIASIQART; this is encoded by the coding sequence ATGACCGAAACACGCACCGTGATCCTCGACACCGACATCGGGACAGATGTCGACGACCTGCTGGCACTCGCCCTGATCCTCGGCGACCCAGGGATCGACCTGCACAGCGTCACCACCGTCTACGGCGACACGGTGCTGCGCGCGCGCCTGGCCGCACGGATCCTCGGCGTCGCTGGAGCGGACGTCCCCGTGCACGCCGGACGCGCGCACCCGCTCTCGGGCAAGGAGGTGTGGTGGGCCGGGCACGAGGGCGCCCTGCACGAGGGCCTCGAGAATGAGACGATCGCGTCTGATGACGCAGTCGCGCACCTGGTGTCCGCAGTGCTCGCAGCACCCGGGCGAATAGACCTGATCGCGATCGGGCCGCTGACGAACGTGGCCGCCGCGATCCAGCACGAACCGCGCTTTGCGGGCGCGGTGCGCCATCTGTGGATCATGGGCGGCTCTTTCGGGGCGCATGAGCCCGAGCACAACTTCCGCAGCGACACCGCCGCCGCAGGCATCGTATTCGCCTCCGGCATCCCCACCACAGTGACGGGGCTCGAGATCACCCGACTGATCAACATCGGCTCCGACGGAGTCGCCGCCATCGCGGGCAGCGGGCCGCTGGGGCGCCTGATCGAGGCCGAGATTCGGCAGTGGTGGGCGTTCTGGGGGACGGAATGGAATGTCCCGCACGACCCGGTGACGGTGCTCACCATGACCGCGCCCGAGCTGTTCCGCTTCAGCGCACCCGGCACGTTGAGCGTGAACGCGATCGACGGCGCGTCTGCCTTCCACGAGGGCGGCGGCGCCGTGCGCGTGGCCATCGGGGCGGATGCGGCCGCAGTGGCAGGGCGGATCATCTCGGGCATCGCCTCGATCCAGGCCCGGACGTGA
- a CDS encoding carbohydrate ABC transporter permease encodes MVRDQMTSVRGGDHVAAPNRGRRRRRGTALAALAFLAPALAALILLRLLPAGLAVRESFFARSFFGGGEIFVGFERYAELFTSPDFLNSLQVTLVFAIIINPLQVGAAFLLAYLYTRRAAGSRIWRSFVILPIAAPAAVAAVVWSVIYRPDGLANALLAVFGIPAQPFLNSPDQSLAAIIVLLSWTAVGYYMLFLIAGINDIPAELYEAASIDGASAWHKLWHITLPMCRRPLAFVLVADTVHNFLVFAPVQILTQGGPQGSTDLLMYDIYERAYTLGDTNAANAEVVVLVVITLLVVLAQFRLLGGEKERA; translated from the coding sequence ATGGTCCGCGATCAGATGACGAGCGTTCGGGGCGGCGACCATGTCGCCGCCCCGAACCGGGGGCGTCGGCGCCGCAGGGGCACCGCGCTCGCGGCACTGGCATTCCTCGCGCCGGCGCTCGCCGCGCTGATCCTGCTGCGGCTGCTCCCTGCCGGCCTCGCGGTGAGGGAGAGCTTCTTCGCACGCAGCTTCTTCGGCGGCGGCGAGATCTTCGTCGGGTTCGAACGGTACGCCGAGCTCTTCACGAGCCCCGACTTCCTCAACTCCCTGCAGGTGACGCTCGTCTTCGCGATCATCATCAACCCGCTGCAGGTCGGTGCGGCATTCCTGCTCGCGTACCTGTACACGCGCCGCGCGGCCGGGTCGCGCATCTGGCGCTCTTTCGTGATCCTGCCGATCGCCGCACCGGCAGCGGTGGCCGCCGTCGTATGGAGCGTCATCTACCGTCCAGACGGTCTGGCCAACGCACTGCTCGCCGTGTTCGGCATTCCCGCACAGCCCTTCCTGAACTCTCCCGACCAGTCGCTCGCCGCGATCATCGTGCTGCTGTCGTGGACGGCTGTCGGCTACTACATGCTGTTCCTCATCGCGGGCATCAACGACATCCCCGCCGAGCTGTACGAGGCCGCGTCCATCGACGGAGCCAGCGCGTGGCACAAGCTGTGGCACATCACGCTGCCGATGTGCAGGCGCCCGCTGGCGTTCGTGCTGGTGGCCGACACCGTGCACAATTTTCTCGTCTTCGCGCCGGTGCAGATCCTCACACAGGGCGGGCCGCAGGGATCCACCGACCTGCTGATGTACGACATCTACGAGCGCGCGTACACCCTCGGCGACACGAACGCAGCGAACGCCGAGGTCGTGGTGCTGGTGGTCATCACCCTGCTCGTCGTGCTGGCGCAGTTCCGCCTCCTCGGCGGAGAGAAGGAACGAGCATGA
- a CDS encoding LacI family DNA-binding transcriptional regulator has protein sequence MATGKDVADLAGTSTAVVSYVFNNGPRNVSPNTRERVLQAAARLNYRPNALARALSHGRTASIGLVVPDIANRFFGELARALQGAAATLGDLLLIGDSGLDAERERAHIAAFAERRVDATVLVSLSDEPDIAPLTDAGVPVLALQPVPAGSRLSSLSVDYRRAARAMTMHLIDHGYDSIALLSSDGDSAGVRQHRSGFRAAVRAAGRELTATEIRSPISRAETAEVFAAVLSSGHHPRAVYCTTDEQAHGVLFACARAGLRVPADVAVTGFDATEHSAFSWPPLTSVRQPIDDLAESALEMLRRGPEPTHGTVPFELVVRDSCGPHD, from the coding sequence ATGGCTACGGGAAAAGATGTCGCCGACCTGGCGGGCACCTCCACCGCCGTGGTGAGCTACGTCTTCAACAACGGCCCGCGCAACGTCTCGCCGAACACACGCGAACGCGTGCTGCAGGCCGCGGCCCGATTGAACTATCGCCCCAATGCTCTCGCCCGCGCGCTGAGCCACGGGCGTACGGCGTCGATCGGACTGGTCGTCCCCGACATCGCCAACCGATTCTTCGGTGAACTGGCGCGCGCGCTGCAAGGGGCCGCAGCGACGCTGGGCGACCTGCTGCTGATCGGAGACTCGGGGCTCGATGCCGAACGGGAGCGGGCGCACATCGCGGCCTTCGCCGAACGCCGCGTCGACGCGACCGTTCTGGTGTCGCTCAGCGACGAGCCCGACATCGCACCGCTGACCGACGCAGGAGTACCGGTGCTCGCGCTGCAGCCGGTGCCCGCCGGCAGCCGGCTCTCATCCCTCTCCGTCGACTACCGTCGCGCTGCGCGGGCTATGACGATGCACCTGATCGACCACGGCTATGACTCCATCGCCCTGCTCAGCAGCGACGGAGACTCGGCTGGTGTGCGTCAGCACCGCAGCGGCTTCCGCGCGGCGGTCCGTGCGGCCGGAAGGGAGCTCACAGCCACCGAGATCCGCAGCCCGATCAGCCGCGCCGAGACCGCCGAGGTGTTCGCGGCGGTGCTCTCCAGCGGGCACCACCCGCGGGCGGTCTACTGCACGACCGACGAGCAGGCGCACGGTGTGCTCTTCGCGTGCGCCCGCGCAGGCCTGCGCGTTCCGGCCGATGTCGCGGTGACGGGCTTCGATGCGACCGAGCACTCGGCGTTCTCCTGGCCCCCGCTCACGTCGGTGCGCCAGCCCATCGACGATCTGGCCGAGAGCGCGCTGGAGATGCTTCGTCGCGGCCCGGAGCCGACCCACGGGACTGTTCCGTTCGAGCTCGTCGTGCGCGATTCCTGCGGCCCCCACGACTGA
- a CDS encoding carbohydrate ABC transporter permease: MTSTRTNTSTRRSRPQRAYVISSVLGAAIGLLFVLPLLWALISSLRPGAEVLRFLNPLQWHTFVPSALTFDNYVALLETKLGIGILNSLIVSFVTVLFGLVVCAAAAFALAAIPFRGRGAVFGIIVLSFLIPFDAIAIPLADLFRDWQLQNTYTALILPGIGNGLAIFMLRQFFLAIPKELVEAATLDGLGWFGVFRRIHLPLSVPPLIGAGLTLFLFQWQSYMWPLLIGTDTQHTVGPVALAGLEGEFSVDYGVLFAGAIVLTVIPLVIIMSLQRYFIHSVSTSGMK, translated from the coding sequence ATGACGAGCACACGCACGAACACCAGCACGCGCCGGTCGCGGCCGCAGCGCGCGTACGTGATCTCGAGTGTCCTCGGCGCCGCCATCGGGTTGCTCTTCGTGCTGCCCCTGCTGTGGGCGCTGATCAGCTCGCTGCGCCCCGGCGCCGAGGTGCTTCGCTTCCTCAACCCGCTGCAGTGGCACACGTTCGTGCCATCGGCGCTGACCTTCGACAACTACGTCGCCCTGCTCGAGACGAAGCTCGGCATCGGCATCCTGAACTCGCTGATCGTCTCGTTCGTCACGGTGCTGTTCGGCCTCGTCGTCTGCGCAGCGGCTGCGTTCGCACTGGCTGCCATCCCCTTCCGCGGGCGCGGCGCCGTGTTCGGCATCATCGTGCTGAGCTTCCTGATCCCGTTCGACGCGATCGCCATCCCGCTCGCCGATCTGTTTCGCGACTGGCAGCTGCAGAACACGTACACCGCGCTGATCCTTCCCGGCATCGGCAACGGCCTGGCCATCTTCATGCTGAGGCAGTTCTTCCTCGCGATACCCAAGGAGCTCGTCGAGGCGGCGACCCTCGACGGCCTGGGCTGGTTCGGCGTGTTCCGCCGCATCCACCTGCCGCTGTCGGTGCCTCCGCTGATCGGCGCCGGGCTGACCCTCTTCCTGTTCCAGTGGCAGTCGTACATGTGGCCGCTGCTGATCGGCACCGACACGCAGCACACTGTCGGGCCGGTCGCGCTGGCCGGCCTCGAAGGCGAGTTCTCGGTCGACTACGGCGTGCTCTTCGCCGGGGCGATCGTGCTCACCGTGATCCCGCTCGTGATCATCATGAGCCTGCAGCGCTACTTCATCCACTCCGTATCAACCTCCGGAATGAAGTAG
- a CDS encoding ABC transporter substrate-binding protein: MKKNVRRAAGVSSAALAGIVLVGCAAGGDAAPSAPQEEGPVTLSFVGADNPETYAPVIDAFEAENPDITVEYTQIPLDSFSTAMQQRLSSKDDTVDVYTVNQPNIASNAAQGFLVDLSAYSEELEPLVPADQYDVGFYDEKLWALPVWTSTQLLFYNKDLLEQAGVAFPSADPAEAMTWEQVVTLGTQVQQATGAASGLTIEAETYYGLQPLAESLGGGSGVTGSGMLEADIANAGWVKAMEWYQSLYTDGVSERLPSLQGQTYFMDSNAAFYVGGPWDVGIFADSEVEWGVAPFPYFAEGERVTPTGSWSWGISPYSKHQEAAKKFIEFGSLNPEGNRATTEVTTIIPSNLEAMSDFLAELDGRAGERSAGTAAIIADASEETAVARPTTVGYLQFEQIVNKAFSDIANGADVKERLDKAQEELKDAWSAIR; the protein is encoded by the coding sequence ATGAAGAAGAACGTCCGCAGAGCGGCAGGTGTGTCCTCGGCGGCGCTGGCCGGCATCGTGCTCGTCGGGTGCGCCGCCGGCGGTGACGCGGCGCCGTCGGCCCCGCAGGAGGAGGGTCCTGTCACCCTGAGCTTCGTCGGCGCCGACAACCCCGAGACGTACGCCCCGGTCATCGACGCCTTCGAGGCGGAGAACCCCGACATCACGGTCGAATACACCCAGATCCCGCTCGACAGCTTCTCGACGGCGATGCAGCAGCGCCTGAGTTCGAAGGACGACACCGTTGACGTCTACACGGTGAATCAGCCCAACATCGCATCCAACGCCGCCCAGGGATTCCTGGTCGACCTGTCGGCATATTCCGAAGAGCTGGAGCCGCTGGTGCCCGCCGATCAGTACGACGTCGGCTTCTACGACGAGAAGCTCTGGGCCCTGCCGGTCTGGACCTCCACGCAGCTGCTGTTCTACAACAAGGACCTGCTCGAACAGGCGGGGGTCGCGTTCCCCTCCGCTGACCCGGCCGAGGCGATGACCTGGGAGCAGGTGGTCACGCTGGGCACGCAGGTGCAGCAGGCCACCGGCGCGGCGTCCGGTCTCACGATCGAGGCGGAGACGTACTACGGCCTGCAGCCCCTCGCCGAGTCGCTCGGCGGCGGTTCGGGGGTGACCGGCTCCGGAATGCTGGAGGCCGACATCGCCAATGCCGGCTGGGTGAAGGCGATGGAGTGGTACCAGAGCCTGTACACCGACGGCGTCTCCGAGCGGCTCCCGTCGCTGCAGGGCCAGACCTACTTCATGGACAGCAACGCAGCGTTCTACGTGGGCGGGCCATGGGACGTCGGGATCTTCGCCGACTCGGAGGTCGAGTGGGGCGTGGCGCCCTTCCCATACTTCGCCGAGGGTGAGCGGGTCACTCCGACGGGCTCGTGGTCGTGGGGCATCAGCCCCTACTCCAAGCACCAGGAGGCGGCGAAGAAGTTCATCGAGTTCGGCTCGCTGAACCCCGAGGGCAATCGCGCCACCACCGAGGTGACGACGATCATCCCGTCGAACCTCGAGGCGATGTCCGACTTCCTCGCCGAGCTCGACGGCAGAGCCGGTGAGCGAAGTGCCGGAACGGCCGCGATCATCGCCGACGCCAGCGAGGAGACGGCCGTCGCGCGACCGACCACCGTCGGCTATCTGCAGTTCGAGCAGATCGTGAACAAGGCTTTCAGCGACATCGCGAACGGCGCCGATGTGAAGGAGCGCCTGGACAAGGCGCAGGAGGAGCTCAAGGACGCATGGTCCGCGATCAGATGA